The Calditrichota bacterium genome includes the window GAGGGGCTGTGGTCGTGCGACAGTCTGCTCCTTTTGCCGAGATCTGGATATACGGAGCCTGATGGAGTTCGAGACCGCCAAGGAGATCATTGAGGCGCTCATCTTCGCCTCGGATGCGCCAGTCACCTTGCAGCGCATCCGGGCAGCACTGGAAGAGGTCGACGCGGAACTGCTGGAGCGGGTAGTAGAGCAGCTCAATGACGACTATCGGGAGCACGGACACGCCTTTGAAATCAGGCGCGTGGCCGGAGGTTTTCAGATGTTCACGCGCCCTCACCTCGCCCAGTGGGTGCGCAAGTACCACCGCGGGCGGGCGCGGCAGCGCCTGTCGCGCGCGGCTCTGGAGGCGCTGGCCATCATTGCCTTCAAACAGCCGATCAGCAGGACTGAGGTGGCTGCAGTCCGTGGCGTGAATTCCGATGGTGTG containing:
- a CDS encoding SMC-Scp complex subunit ScpB gives rise to the protein MEFETAKEIIEALIFASDAPVTLQRIRAALEEVDAELLERVVEQLNDDYREHGHAFEIRRVAGGFQMFTRPHLAQWVRKYHRGRARQRLSRAALEALAIIAFKQPISRTEVAAVRGVNSDGV